In Synergistaceae bacterium, the sequence TAAGGAAGCGCGGCTGTCCTACGGCGGGGAAAAAACCTTTCCGCCCTTTTCCCTTCCGCGCCTGTGTTTTTCCCTGCTCCTCTGCGCGGTATGCTTTGCGTTCTTCCCGCCTCCCGGGGCGGAAGCGGCGATCGGGACCCTGAAGGAGCTGCAGGACGCGCTGGCCAGCCCCGCGGCGGGGACCACGCTGACCCTCGACGGGACGATCACCTTTGGCTCGGGAGAGATCGCTCTGGACATCAAAGCCCCTGGACTGACCCTCCAGGGCGGAACGAGCGTCTGGACCAACGCCGACGGCATGAAAAGCGGCATCGCGGACCTGACGGGGGCTCTGGCTCCCGGCGCGCTGGAGAACCTGGCGACTCAGGCGGGGACCCTCGCAAGCACGTTCATCTCCGGCGCCGCTCTCTCCGGAATGACCTCCATCGTTGGAGACGGCGCGACCCGCAACGCCGGAGACGACATCTTTCTCAACCAGAGGAAGTGGCTCAACATCCCCGCCGAGGGTGCTCAAAGCCCCTATAACGGCCTGAACCTCACGAATCTGAACTTTGGCAGCGTCAACGTGGAGTACGACCTGGGGTCCACTCCCAAAAAAGGATACGTTGACGGACTGATCGGAGGCGCCAACGATATTACCACCGACACCTCTCTGGGAGACATCACCGGCAGCGCTTTCACGGATATAACGGTGACGGTGCGGGGACAGCGGTCTGACCAGTACCTGGCGGGAGGAGGCGTCGTCGGGGTCCGCTCCACGGGCGAAAAACCCGCCGCGCACACAGACTCCGCCAACGCCGAAATCGGCAGCGTCTCCGGCAACCTGTTCAAAAACATATCCGTGTCCACAACCGGCCCGGCGGACAACAGCGCCTACCTCGAAGGGGGCGGGCTCATCGGGGCGGACGCCGCCTCGTCCCCGGACGACAAGACCGGCATCGCGAAAATAAAAGGGCTCACAAACAACCTTTTCACAGGAGTGACGGTTCAGACGGACGACATTCTGCTGGGCGGCGGACTCGTGGGCGTAAACAACAACAGCAAACATCTGGCCACCAGCTCCGAAAATCTCGCGACGTCCGACACATGGGCCATTCTGGAGGAAGCCAGCGGCAATATCTTCGGCAACGGCAGCGCCGGAGACATAAAGGTCACGGCCGGCTACTCCATCCGGGGAGGCGGAGTCATCGGCGTCAACGGGCTCGCTGCCGCCGGAGCGGAACTCACCCGTCTTCAGGACAACATCTTCAACGGCATCGCCGTGACAGCGGGGTCCTATATCAAGGGAGGCGGACTGGTGGGCCTCCAGACGAGCTACACGGACACGGCCAACGCCATGGATTCCGACAAGTTCGGCATATGGGACTGGACGAACCCGAACAATCCGACGCACGTCGGAACCGGGAATCCCGACGTGGACAGCGTCAACGCCTACCTGCTGACCAACCGGCTGACTCACATGAGCGACGCCTCCGGAAACGTCTTTCTCAACTCCAGCGTGAACGCGGCCACTTATCTTTACGGCGGGGGAATGATCGGACTGCACGCCTTTCAGAGCACGGCGGCAATCGAGACTCTGAACGACAACCTCTTCAAAAACCTGACCGTCACCGTGGGCGACGAGATGAAGGGCGGCGGCATCGCGGGCATCTCCTCGGCGAAGGTGGGCATTCTCACGGAGGCGAAGGGAAACTACTTCGACAGCCTGACGGTGAAGGTCGGAGGCAAACTGAAGGGCGGCGGCGTCATCGGAATCCAGCTGGACGACAACGACCCCGATCAATCCGGCGGGTACAGCATCGGCGGCAACATCGTGGACAACAGCTTCACCAACCTGAACGTCAAAGCCGGCTCCATCCAGGGCGGCGGTGTTGTCGGGGCCCAAAGCTCCACCAGCATCACGGGGTTCGGCGGCAACTTCGACGTGCGTGAGGACGGAATCAGCGGCAACCGTCTCAGCAACATCACGGTGGAGACGGACTCGTACATCGCGGGCGGAGGGGTCTTCGGCGTGTATTCCGACGGAGGAAGCGCCTCCATGCTCAACGTGAACAACAACGTGCTCGTGGACACGACCGTAAAAACCGGCGGATACATCCAGGGCGGCGGACTGATCGGAGTCCGGACCGACGGAGTGGGAACCATCCAGCACCTGGATCACAACTACATCATCGGCACCGAGGTCACAGCCGGAACCTACATCGACGGAGGCGGCATCATCGGAGCCACCAGCGCCTCCCCCACCGGCGCGTCCACTCAGGCGATCGGCATCGGCACCATCGAGAACACCATCCTGTCGGACAACAACATCACGGCGCAGAACGGGCAGATCGGCGGCGGACTGATCTACAGCTATGGAGCCGTCGGGGGCATGACCATCAAAAACAGCTTTTTCGGCGGCAACACCTTCGCCTCGAACTACACCGGCGCCGGCTACGCGGACCAGGGCGCGGCCAAAGTCTACGGCACCGTCACCATCGACACGGGATACGCCAACACCGCCTCGAACGCCCCCTATACCCTGACGATCACCGCCACGGACGGCTACTACACCTATTTCGGCGACAACAAAATCACGGAGAACGGCCAGGAGCGCTACAGCTCCCTCTATTTCGGCACCGTGGACGGGGTGACGACCGACGATTCAGGGACGATTCACGTCGTTCATGACGCCGCCGACGCCGACGCCAGACTGGAGATCAGGTCCGAACCGGGCGGCATGGTCATGCTTTTCGACCCCATCGTGGTGAACCAGGACAACGGCAAAACCTTCGACATGGAGGTCAGACCCGTCTCCGACGCATCCGGAGCGCTGAGCGGCTATTTCCTGTGGGCCGACAAAAACAAATTCACGGTGGGCGCCCCCGGAAGAGTCGACCTGAGGAACGGAACCTATACGCAGATCTTCGACGGCATGGAGCTGGACGCGCCGCAGCACACCTTCACGCTGGAGGAGGGCGCTCAGCTGACCGTCATGGGGCACAACAAAATGAACCTCACTCAGGCCAATCTGAAGGGTGAGCTGATTTTCAACCTGGAGGGCACCACGATGAACGATCCGGACACCGCCCTGCTGAAGATCTCGAACCCGGACGGCAATCCCAACGTGGACGTCACGGGAAGCCGGGTCCGCCTGACGCCCTTCGCCCCCGGCCTGACCCCGAAGCCCGGCGACCGTTTCTACCTGATCGGCACCGCGGGGCCGGACCACATCTCCGGCACTCCCTCCAACCAGGCGGCCTCCAGTTACGCCCGGGGCGGGTATACCACAGGCTACAATTTCATTATCGACACCAGCGTCCCCACGGGTCCCGATGGAGCGGAAGAGATCACCAATCAATACCTCGTGGCCCGTCTGCCGGATGTGGCGATTCCCGACGTTCCGGATCCCAACAACCCGACCCCCACGCCGCTGACGCCTGTGACGCCCTCGAACCCGACCCCCTCGACTCCGGACTTCCCCGATCCCAAACCCGGACCGACGCCCGCCCCGACGCCCGTCACCCCCGCGAACAATCCCGTGGACCCCACGCCTTCCCCCGAACCCACGCCCTACATTCCGGCCTATGAGGGAAGCGCTCTCACAAACGGCCGGCTGGCGGGGCTGGCGTTCATCGGTCAGAGAGGGGGATGGCTCGCCGACCACAGCTATGAATCGGCGTCAATCGTTCTCAGCAACGATATTCTGAGCGACGATCCCTATGGACGCGCCTCCGCGCCCTTCGCGGGCATCGACGGAGCCTGGCTGCGGGTGGACAACAAACATTCCCACGTGGACATCGACGCCTCGAACATCATCGTGGGCTTCGCCACAAAGGCAAGAAAGCAGGGAAAGGACGGGAAACCGGACGTTTCGACCCTGTGGGGAGCCTTCATCGACATCGGAAACGCGGACTACGACACCTGGGACAGCTACAGCCACCTGAGCCAGGTCTCCATCGACGACATTCACGGCAGCGGCACCCTGCGATCCCGGGGTCTGGGACTCATGGTCCGCAGGGAATGGGCGGACGGCTTCAGGCTGGAGGGCTCCTTCCGGGGCGGAAAGCTGAAAAACGAGTTCACCGCTCACGACTATCTCGACGCGAACGGCGTTCCCGCGTCCTATAAAACGAATACCCCCTACTACGGGGCGCACCTGGGAGTGGGGCGCACCTGGCAGCTCAACGACCCCAGGGACAGGCTGGATCTTTTGTTCCGGTACTACTGGAGCCGGCAGGGAGGGGA encodes:
- a CDS encoding autotransporter outer membrane beta-barrel domain-containing protein, giving the protein MKQQYFSREKTPFPTTAVAFKEARLSYGGEKTFPPFSLPRLCFSLLLCAVCFAFFPPPGAEAAIGTLKELQDALASPAAGTTLTLDGTITFGSGEIALDIKAPGLTLQGGTSVWTNADGMKSGIADLTGALAPGALENLATQAGTLASTFISGAALSGMTSIVGDGATRNAGDDIFLNQRKWLNIPAEGAQSPYNGLNLTNLNFGSVNVEYDLGSTPKKGYVDGLIGGANDITTDTSLGDITGSAFTDITVTVRGQRSDQYLAGGGVVGVRSTGEKPAAHTDSANAEIGSVSGNLFKNISVSTTGPADNSAYLEGGGLIGADAASSPDDKTGIAKIKGLTNNLFTGVTVQTDDILLGGGLVGVNNNSKHLATSSENLATSDTWAILEEASGNIFGNGSAGDIKVTAGYSIRGGGVIGVNGLAAAGAELTRLQDNIFNGIAVTAGSYIKGGGLVGLQTSYTDTANAMDSDKFGIWDWTNPNNPTHVGTGNPDVDSVNAYLLTNRLTHMSDASGNVFLNSSVNAATYLYGGGMIGLHAFQSTAAIETLNDNLFKNLTVTVGDEMKGGGIAGISSAKVGILTEAKGNYFDSLTVKVGGKLKGGGVIGIQLDDNDPDQSGGYSIGGNIVDNSFTNLNVKAGSIQGGGVVGAQSSTSITGFGGNFDVREDGISGNRLSNITVETDSYIAGGGVFGVYSDGGSASMLNVNNNVLVDTTVKTGGYIQGGGLIGVRTDGVGTIQHLDHNYIIGTEVTAGTYIDGGGIIGATSASPTGASTQAIGIGTIENTILSDNNITAQNGQIGGGLIYSYGAVGGMTIKNSFFGGNTFASNYTGAGYADQGAAKVYGTVTIDTGYANTASNAPYTLTITATDGYYTYFGDNKITENGQERYSSLYFGTVDGVTTDDSGTIHVVHDAADADARLEIRSEPGGMVMLFDPIVVNQDNGKTFDMEVRPVSDASGALSGYFLWADKNKFTVGAPGRVDLRNGTYTQIFDGMELDAPQHTFTLEEGAQLTVMGHNKMNLTQANLKGELIFNLEGTTMNDPDTALLKISNPDGNPNVDVTGSRVRLTPFAPGLTPKPGDRFYLIGTAGPDHISGTPSNQAASSYARGGYTTGYNFIIDTSVPTGPDGAEEITNQYLVARLPDVAIPDVPDPNNPTPTPLTPVTPSNPTPSTPDFPDPKPGPTPAPTPVTPANNPVDPTPSPEPTPYIPAYEGSALTNGRLAGLAFIGQRGGWLADHSYESASIVLSNDILSDDPYGRASAPFAGIDGAWLRVDNKHSHVDIDASNIIVGFATKARKQGKDGKPDVSTLWGAFIDIGNADYDTWDSYSHLSQVSIDDIHGSGTLRSRGLGLMVRREWADGFRLEGSFRGGKLKNEFTAHDYLDANGVPASYKTNTPYYGAHLGVGRTWQLNDPRDRLDLLFRYYWSRQGGETVTFADGEWVDFDRDDSHRVRLGARFTRMRNSRQTWYLGAALEHEFGGTIHARNNKNQSLPAADLEGTTGIGEIGLILRPDQKHDFSLEAGLQGYFGKIEGFSAGIRFEWEF